The sequence below is a genomic window from Microbulbifer hydrolyticus.
CAGATTCATTAGCAAAGAAAACCCTGTAATTTTCATAGATATTATTGCCAAGTGCATTATTCGCAGCCGTACAATCAAGCGTACCGTAAATTTTTTCTCGAGAATTTCCGCCCAGTTGGCCTTTCTCCGCGCTTTCATATACTTCGCCATCA
It includes:
- a CDS encoding Ada metal-binding domain-containing protein, translating into MKLYKLLNSDGEVYESAEKGQLGGNSREKIYGTLDCTAANNALGNNIYENYRVFFANESVAIAAGYRPCGRCLKSEYKKWKESQEHPELQG